Proteins from one Streptomyces sp. NBC_00289 genomic window:
- a CDS encoding EboA domain-containing protein: MTRQPAEPATPATPAAIGKGTTLALTPLAELRHHLDAHLAEDARDWLDQALLEAVAHPGIHGPISVWELRLAEAGRRCGPEYADAARILILDAARAGTDAVTRVYFQGTAAERRAVLHALPRLVPGPDALPLVEDALRSNDTRLLAAAVGPYAARHLAPHDWRHAVLKCLFTGVPVDEVADLRGRAHADTELARMLADYAAERTAAGRPVPQDLHHVLALTDPTAAPSARHTTRDGDAKES; the protein is encoded by the coding sequence ATGACCCGCCAGCCTGCCGAACCGGCGACCCCGGCAACCCCGGCAGCGATCGGCAAGGGCACCACCCTCGCCCTCACCCCCCTGGCCGAGCTGCGTCACCACCTCGACGCCCACCTCGCGGAAGACGCCCGCGACTGGCTCGACCAGGCCCTCCTCGAAGCCGTCGCCCACCCCGGCATCCACGGTCCGATCTCGGTGTGGGAACTGCGCCTGGCGGAGGCCGGACGACGCTGCGGCCCCGAGTACGCCGACGCCGCCCGCATCCTCATCCTCGACGCGGCCCGCGCCGGCACGGACGCCGTGACCCGCGTCTACTTCCAGGGCACCGCCGCCGAACGCCGCGCCGTCCTGCACGCCCTGCCCCGTCTCGTCCCCGGCCCGGACGCCCTCCCGCTCGTCGAGGACGCCCTGCGCAGCAACGACACCCGGCTCCTCGCCGCCGCCGTCGGCCCGTACGCGGCCCGGCACCTCGCCCCCCACGACTGGCGCCACGCCGTCCTGAAGTGCCTGTTCACCGGTGTGCCCGTGGACGAGGTGGCCGACCTGCGGGGCCGCGCCCACGCCGACACCGAACTCGCCCGCATGCTCGCCGACTACGCCGCCGAACGCACCGCCGCGGGCCGCCCCGTGCCCCAGGACCTGCACCACGTCCTGGCCCTGACCGACCCCACGGCCGCCCCGTCCGCCCGGCACACCACGCGGGACGGCGACGCAAAGGAGTCCTGA
- a CDS encoding sugar phosphate isomerase/epimerase family protein — MSTPNPRTPRTRPTGTGRPYAPQPPATPAQGTSTTDRPDGPNPLRFGYGTNGLADLRLDDALALLADLGYDGVGLTLDHMHLDPLAPDLTARTRRLARRLDALGLGVTVETGARYVLDPRRKHGPSLLEPEPADRDRRVDLLVRAVRIAADLGAHAVHCFSGVLPPGTDPDTAWQRLADALAPVLDAAATAGVPLAIEPEPGHLLATLADFHRLRRTLGDPGQLGLTLDIGHCQCLEPLAPADCVRAAAPWLRHVQIEDMRRGVHEHLPFGDGDIDFPPVLAALAATGYQGLTVVELPRHSHAGPHHAARSLPFLRRAATADTP; from the coding sequence ATGAGCACCCCGAACCCGCGCACCCCGCGGACCCGTCCCACCGGGACCGGCCGGCCGTATGCCCCGCAGCCGCCCGCCACCCCCGCACAGGGCACGAGCACCACCGACCGGCCCGACGGCCCGAACCCGCTCCGCTTCGGCTACGGCACCAACGGTCTCGCCGACCTCCGGCTCGACGACGCCCTCGCGCTGCTCGCCGACCTCGGATACGACGGCGTCGGTCTGACCCTCGACCACATGCACCTCGACCCGCTCGCCCCCGACCTCACCGCCCGCACCCGCCGTCTCGCCCGGCGGCTGGACGCCCTGGGCCTGGGCGTGACCGTGGAGACGGGCGCCCGCTATGTGCTCGACCCGCGCCGCAAGCACGGCCCCTCCCTGCTGGAGCCCGAGCCGGCGGACCGGGACCGTCGCGTCGACCTGCTGGTCCGCGCCGTCCGCATCGCCGCCGACCTCGGCGCCCACGCCGTCCACTGCTTCAGCGGAGTCCTCCCGCCGGGAACGGACCCGGACACGGCGTGGCAGCGTCTGGCGGACGCACTGGCTCCGGTCCTCGACGCGGCGGCCACCGCGGGCGTCCCGCTCGCCATCGAGCCGGAGCCGGGCCATCTCCTCGCCACCCTCGCCGACTTCCACCGGCTGCGCCGGACCCTCGGCGACCCCGGGCAGCTCGGTCTGACCCTCGACATCGGCCACTGCCAGTGCCTGGAACCCCTCGCCCCCGCCGACTGCGTCCGTGCCGCCGCCCCCTGGCTGCGGCACGTCCAGATCGAGGACATGCGGCGCGGCGTCCACGAGCACCTTCCGTTCGGCGACGGGGACATCGACTTCCCGCCCGTACTCGCCGCCCTGGCCGCCACCGGCTACCAGGGGCTGACCGTCGTCGAACTGCCCCGCCACTCCCACGCCGGCCCCCACCACGCCGCACGGTCCCTCCCGTTCCTGCGCCGGGCCGCGACCGCCGACACGCCATGA
- a CDS encoding SCO3242 family prenyltransferase yields the protein MSALFTVPGDALAGAAASGARPTARTLLAIGSSLCLYAAGMALNDWADRHEDAAERPHRPLPSGRVRPAAALTAACALTGGGLGLAAVAGRPALAVAAPLAATVWAYDLALKRTPAGPAAMAAARGLDLLLGAAATTGRTREALPSAGLLGAHTLAVTAVSRQETRGGTSLAPLAALTVTGLLTRLVTHHPARSPADRREAAAPDLPGPRGLRRDAPHPAISRELPGRLRGAPRPAIRHRRPPAHPTARPASDALRILLGAAYAGAAARPYAHAVLNPSPPLTQRAVAGGIRATIPLQAALAARSGAPVTALLVAVLAPLGRSSARRVSVT from the coding sequence GTGTCCGCCCTGTTCACGGTCCCCGGCGACGCCCTGGCCGGCGCCGCCGCGTCCGGCGCCCGTCCCACCGCCCGCACCCTGCTCGCCATCGGTTCCTCGCTCTGCCTCTACGCCGCCGGCATGGCTCTCAACGACTGGGCGGACCGGCACGAGGACGCGGCGGAGCGCCCGCACCGCCCGCTGCCCTCCGGCCGGGTCCGGCCCGCCGCGGCCCTCACGGCGGCCTGCGCCCTGACCGGTGGCGGGCTGGGTCTCGCGGCCGTCGCCGGCCGCCCGGCACTGGCCGTCGCCGCCCCGCTCGCCGCGACCGTCTGGGCGTACGACCTCGCCCTCAAGCGCACACCCGCCGGGCCGGCGGCCATGGCCGCCGCACGCGGGCTTGACCTGCTGCTGGGCGCCGCGGCCACCACCGGCCGCACCCGCGAGGCACTGCCGTCCGCCGGCCTCCTCGGCGCCCACACCCTCGCGGTGACGGCCGTGTCCCGGCAGGAGACCCGGGGCGGCACCTCCCTGGCACCCCTGGCCGCCCTCACGGTCACCGGACTGCTGACCCGCCTGGTGACCCACCACCCCGCACGCTCCCCGGCAGACCGCCGGGAAGCAGCCGCCCCCGACCTGCCGGGCCCGCGGGGCCTGAGGCGGGACGCCCCGCACCCCGCGATCTCCCGCGAGCTGCCGGGCCGGCTACGAGGAGCCCCGCGCCCCGCGATCCGGCACCGTCGCCCACCGGCGCACCCCACCGCACGCCCCGCCTCCGACGCCCTGCGCATCCTGCTCGGCGCCGCCTACGCCGGGGCCGCCGCCCGCCCGTACGCGCACGCCGTCCTCAACCCGTCCCCTCCGCTCACCCAACGAGCCGTGGCCGGCGGCATCCGCGCCACGATCCCCCTCCAGGCAGCGCTCGCCGCCCGCTCCGGCGCACCGGTCACCGCGCTTCTCGTCGCCGTCCTCGCCCCGCTCGGCAGAAGCTCCGCGAGGAGGGTGAGCGTCACATGA
- a CDS encoding ThuA domain-containing protein has protein sequence MRSMSRWTTAVAGAALLLGCVSEPAASHSADAKRVLVFSKTAGFRHDSIAEGVAAVRQLGETSGFTVDATEDAGAFTARNLRRYDAVVFLSTTGDVLDPAQQTAFEGYIRHGGGYAGIHAAADTEYDWEFYGGLVGAYFQSHPAIQPATVAVDDRAHPATSALTDRWERTDEWYNYRSNPRDRVHVLASLDEASYTGGTMNGDHPIAWCQTYRGGRAFYTGGGHTKESFADPAFRRHLTGGILYAIGDVQADCRPENGYRPLFDGSSLEGWQQAGPGSFTLDDGTLTSTGGMGMLWYAGESFGSYSLKLDWKTAGDDNSGVFVGFPPSDDPWSAVNNGYEIQIDATDTPERTTGSVYGFHSADLGKRDRALNPPGEWNTYEIRVEGERLRVRLNGVQINDFTNTDPARSLREGHIGIQNHGADDQVSFRDVRIRELPAEGD, from the coding sequence ATGCGCTCGATGAGCCGCTGGACCACCGCAGTCGCGGGAGCCGCCCTGCTCCTGGGCTGTGTATCCGAGCCGGCCGCGTCGCACAGCGCGGACGCCAAGCGGGTCCTCGTCTTCTCCAAGACGGCCGGCTTCCGGCACGACTCCATCGCCGAGGGCGTCGCCGCGGTGAGACAGCTCGGTGAGACGAGCGGCTTCACGGTCGACGCCACCGAGGACGCCGGCGCCTTCACCGCCCGCAACCTGCGGCGGTACGACGCGGTCGTCTTCCTGTCCACGACCGGGGACGTCCTCGACCCCGCCCAGCAGACCGCCTTCGAGGGCTACATCCGGCACGGCGGCGGCTACGCCGGCATCCACGCGGCCGCCGACACCGAGTACGACTGGGAGTTCTACGGTGGTCTCGTCGGCGCCTACTTCCAGTCGCACCCGGCGATCCAGCCGGCGACGGTGGCCGTCGACGACCGCGCGCATCCGGCGACCTCGGCGCTCACCGACCGCTGGGAGCGCACCGACGAGTGGTACAACTACCGCTCGAATCCCAGGGATCGGGTGCACGTCCTCGCCTCGCTCGACGAGGCCTCGTACACCGGCGGCACGATGAACGGCGATCACCCGATCGCCTGGTGCCAGACCTACCGAGGCGGCCGCGCCTTCTACACGGGCGGCGGCCACACCAAGGAGTCGTTCGCGGACCCGGCATTCCGTCGACACCTGACGGGCGGAATCCTGTATGCGATCGGCGATGTGCAGGCGGACTGCCGACCGGAGAACGGATACCGTCCCCTCTTCGACGGCTCGTCACTGGAGGGCTGGCAACAGGCGGGCCCGGGCTCCTTCACCCTGGACGACGGCACCCTGACGTCCACGGGCGGCATGGGAATGCTGTGGTACGCCGGCGAGAGCTTCGGTTCGTACTCGCTGAAGCTCGACTGGAAGACGGCCGGCGACGACAACTCCGGTGTCTTCGTGGGCTTCCCACCCTCGGACGATCCGTGGTCGGCCGTGAACAACGGCTACGAGATACAGATCGACGCCACGGACACACCCGAGCGGACGACCGGGTCCGTCTACGGCTTCCACTCCGCCGACCTGGGGAAGCGCGACCGTGCGCTGAATCCGCCGGGGGAGTGGAACACGTACGAGATCCGCGTGGAGGGCGAACGCCTCCGCGTCCGGCTCAACGGCGTGCAGATCAACGATTTCACGAACACCGACCCCGCCCGGAGTCTGCGCGAGGGACACATCGGCATCCAGAACCACGGAGCCGACGACCAGGTCTCCTTCCGTGACGTCCGGATCAGGGAACTGCCCGCCGAGGGCGACTGA
- a CDS encoding TatD family hydrolase, producing the protein MRLFDPHIHMTSRTTDDYEAMYTAGVRAVVEPSFWLGQPRTSPASFLDYFDSLIGWEPFRAAQYGIAHHCTLALNPKEANDPRCLPVLGELPRYLVKDQVVAVGEIGYDGMTPAEDTVLAAQLQLAADHALPALVHTPHRDKLAGLRRTLDVVRESALPVEHVLVDHLNETTVKEAKDSGCWLGFSVYPDTKMDERRMVAILRAYGPERVLVNSAADWGRSDPLKTRKVGDLMLAEGFTPDEVERVLWHNPVAFYGLSGRLRLDVAATEATHEGNSVLRGAPSDAAEPTGAVAAEA; encoded by the coding sequence ATGCGCCTCTTCGACCCCCACATCCACATGACGTCACGGACCACCGACGACTACGAGGCCATGTACACCGCGGGTGTCCGCGCCGTGGTCGAACCCTCCTTCTGGCTCGGCCAGCCCCGCACCTCACCCGCCTCCTTCCTCGACTACTTCGACTCCCTCATCGGCTGGGAACCCTTCCGCGCCGCCCAGTACGGCATCGCCCACCACTGCACCCTCGCTCTCAACCCCAAGGAGGCGAACGACCCGCGCTGCCTGCCCGTCCTCGGGGAACTGCCCCGCTATCTGGTGAAGGACCAGGTCGTGGCCGTGGGTGAGATCGGCTACGACGGGATGACCCCCGCCGAGGACACCGTGCTCGCCGCCCAGCTCCAGCTCGCCGCCGACCACGCGCTGCCGGCCCTCGTCCACACTCCGCACCGCGACAAGCTCGCCGGTCTGCGCCGCACCCTCGACGTGGTCCGTGAGTCGGCGCTGCCCGTCGAGCACGTCCTGGTCGACCACCTCAACGAGACCACCGTCAAGGAGGCCAAGGACAGCGGCTGCTGGCTGGGCTTCTCCGTCTATCCCGACACCAAGATGGACGAGCGGCGGATGGTCGCGATCCTCCGCGCGTACGGACCCGAGCGGGTCCTGGTGAACTCCGCCGCCGACTGGGGCCGCAGCGACCCCCTCAAGACCCGCAAGGTCGGCGACCTGATGCTGGCCGAAGGGTTCACACCGGACGAGGTCGAACGGGTGCTGTGGCACAACCCCGTCGCCTTCTACGGCCTGAGCGGCCGCCTGCGTCTGGACGTCGCCGCCACGGAGGCCACCCACGAGGGCAACTCCGTCCTGCGCGGCGCTCCCTCGGACGCGGCCGAGCCGACCGGCGCCGTCGCCGCGGAGGCGTGA
- a CDS encoding PQQ-dependent sugar dehydrogenase, with amino-acid sequence MHGNDTITRTDRYETRSRRRTFRKAVALLSGALLAGASLTFAAPQAGAAVSDAGTPAAGTAAAEDFQQVTLAKGETEVGEPMSLAVLPDRSVLHTSRDGELRITDAAGNTRLAGRLDVYTHDEEGLQGVGVDPGFTDNRFIYLYYAPPLDTPVGDAPETGTAADFAPFDGVNRLSRFFLKTDGTLDTASEKKILDVRASRGLCCHVGGDIDFDAAGNLYLSTGDDTNPFQSDGFSPLDERDGRNPAFDAQRSAGNTNDLRGKILRIKVAADGSYTIPDGNLFAPGTDRTRPEIYAMGFRNPFRFSVDKQTGILYVGDYGPDAGAADPARGPAGQVEFARVTGPGNFGWPYCTGDNDPYVDYDFATRTSGAAFDCAAPKNTSPHNTGLTDLPPAQSAWIPYDGASVPEFGDGSESPMGGPVYHYDAALDSPVKFPEAYDGDFFAGEFGRRWIKRISSDDSGTVQSIDDVPWTGTQIMDMAFGPDGALYVLDYGLSWFGGDENSALYRIENATDGHSPVAQAAANRTSGQAPMKVSFSSAGTTDKDGDALTYSWDFGDGGTSTAANPTHRYKKNGTYTATLTAKDPSGRTGGASVQIVVGNNAPKVTLELPEDGALFSFGDAIPFKVRVTDPEDGTIDCSKVEVTFVLGHDSHGHPITSAEGCTGTLQTSADGGHDDDANIFGVVDAEYTDGGGGGQASLTTHDQSVVQPRHRQAEHFGDSSGVSVIAKDTAHGGNTVGDIDNGDWISFTPYVLSNAKKITARVSSGGAGGTLEIRAGSVRGTLLGRATVPVTGGWETFQDVTAGLSRAPRGTTTLYLVFKGSGTGALYDVDDFTFTTG; translated from the coding sequence GTGCACGGGAACGACACCATCACCCGCACCGACAGATACGAGACCCGCAGCCGACGCCGCACCTTCCGCAAAGCGGTCGCCCTGCTCAGCGGCGCCCTGCTCGCGGGCGCGTCCCTGACCTTCGCCGCCCCCCAGGCCGGCGCGGCGGTCAGCGACGCGGGCACGCCGGCGGCCGGCACCGCGGCCGCCGAGGACTTCCAGCAGGTCACCCTCGCCAAGGGCGAGACGGAGGTCGGCGAGCCCATGTCGCTCGCCGTCCTCCCCGACCGCTCGGTCCTGCACACCTCGCGCGACGGCGAACTCCGCATCACCGACGCCGCCGGCAACACCCGCCTGGCCGGCAGACTCGACGTCTACACCCACGACGAGGAAGGCCTCCAGGGCGTCGGCGTCGACCCCGGATTCACCGACAACCGCTTCATCTACCTCTACTACGCACCCCCGTTGGACACCCCGGTGGGCGACGCACCCGAGACCGGCACCGCGGCCGACTTCGCGCCCTTCGACGGCGTCAACCGCCTGTCCCGCTTCTTCCTGAAGACCGACGGCACCCTCGACACCGCCAGCGAGAAGAAGATCCTCGACGTGCGGGCCTCCCGCGGCCTGTGCTGCCACGTGGGCGGCGACATCGACTTCGACGCGGCCGGCAACCTGTACCTGTCGACCGGCGACGACACCAACCCCTTCCAGTCGGACGGCTTCAGCCCCCTCGACGAACGCGACGGCCGCAACCCCGCCTTCGACGCCCAGCGTTCGGCCGGCAACACCAACGACCTGCGCGGCAAGATCCTGCGCATCAAGGTCGCCGCCGACGGGTCGTACACGATCCCCGACGGCAACCTCTTCGCGCCGGGCACGGACAGGACACGGCCCGAGATCTACGCGATGGGCTTCCGCAACCCGTTCCGGTTCAGCGTCGACAAGCAGACCGGCATCCTCTACGTCGGTGACTACGGCCCCGACGCGGGCGCCGCCGACCCGGCACGCGGCCCGGCCGGCCAGGTCGAGTTCGCCCGGGTCACCGGCCCCGGCAACTTCGGCTGGCCCTACTGCACCGGCGACAACGACCCCTACGTCGACTACGACTTCGCGACGCGGACCTCCGGAGCGGCCTTCGACTGCGCCGCCCCGAAGAACACCTCACCGCACAACACCGGCCTGACCGACCTGCCCCCGGCCCAGTCCGCCTGGATCCCCTACGACGGCGCCTCCGTGCCCGAGTTCGGCGACGGCTCCGAGTCCCCGATGGGCGGCCCGGTCTACCACTACGACGCAGCGCTCGACTCACCGGTCAAGTTCCCCGAGGCCTACGACGGCGACTTCTTCGCCGGGGAGTTCGGCCGCCGCTGGATCAAGCGGATCAGCAGCGACGACAGCGGCACCGTCCAGTCGATCGACGACGTCCCGTGGACCGGCACCCAGATCATGGACATGGCCTTCGGCCCGGACGGTGCGCTGTACGTCCTGGACTACGGCCTCTCCTGGTTCGGCGGCGACGAGAACTCCGCCCTGTACCGCATCGAGAACGCCACCGACGGCCACTCCCCGGTCGCGCAGGCGGCGGCGAACCGCACCTCGGGCCAGGCACCGATGAAGGTGAGCTTCTCCTCCGCGGGCACGACCGACAAGGACGGCGACGCCCTCACCTACAGCTGGGACTTCGGTGACGGGGGTACGTCGACGGCGGCGAACCCGACGCACAGGTACAAGAAGAACGGCACCTACACGGCGACCCTGACCGCCAAGGACCCGTCCGGCCGCACCGGTGGCGCGAGCGTGCAGATCGTGGTGGGCAACAACGCGCCCAAGGTCACTCTCGAACTCCCCGAGGACGGCGCGCTGTTCAGCTTCGGTGACGCCATCCCGTTCAAGGTGAGGGTCACCGACCCGGAGGACGGCACCATCGACTGCTCCAAGGTCGAGGTCACCTTCGTCCTCGGCCACGACAGTCACGGCCACCCGATCACCTCGGCCGAGGGCTGCACCGGCACCCTCCAGACCAGCGCCGACGGCGGTCACGACGACGACGCCAACATCTTCGGTGTCGTCGACGCCGAGTACACCGACGGCGGGGGCGGCGGCCAGGCCTCGCTCACCACGCACGACCAGAGCGTGGTCCAGCCCCGGCACCGCCAGGCAGAGCACTTCGGCGACTCCTCCGGCGTCTCGGTCATCGCCAAGGACACCGCGCACGGCGGCAACACGGTGGGCGACATCGACAACGGCGACTGGATCTCCTTCACGCCGTACGTGCTGAGCAACGCCAAGAAGATCACCGCACGCGTCTCCTCGGGCGGCGCGGGCGGCACGCTGGAGATCCGCGCCGGTTCCGTGCGCGGCACCCTGCTCGGCAGGGCGACCGTCCCGGTGACCGGCGGCTGGGAGACCTTCCAGGACGTCACCGCCGGCCTGTCCCGCGCGCCACGCGGCACGACCACGCTCTACCTGGTCTTCAAGGGGAGCGGCACCGGCGCCCTGTACGACGTGGACGACTTCACCTTCACGACCGGCTGA
- a CDS encoding inositol-3-phosphate synthase has product MSASVSPPPVGVWLIGARGSVATTAVAGCAAMTAGLHPPVGLVTETPLFAGSGLPPLSSLVFGGHDTVDCPLPKRAEALAAEGVLPYGLPTAVEAELAAADREIRPGGPAPGDTRDEEELIAAFAADITDFVRRRGLARAVVVNVASTEPAAAGRVLPPSSLYAAAALRAGCPYVNFTPSTGLHHPALADPAATSGLPYAGRDGKTGQTLLRSVLGPMFAQRALGVRAWSGTNLLGGGDGAALADPAAAAAKNAGKERVLADTLGTPPEGEVHIDDVPALGDWKTAWDHIAFDGFLGTRMVLQTIWQGCDSALAAPLVLDLARLTARAHETGRSGPLTELGFYFKDPVGDGPSALAEQYDALSGFARRLRRTSPEPEPRPVRPSPAGERPSGPRSVGGRSVGGPPRDGRPVGESGARG; this is encoded by the coding sequence ATGTCCGCGTCCGTTTCCCCGCCGCCCGTCGGCGTCTGGCTGATCGGGGCCCGCGGTTCCGTCGCCACCACCGCCGTGGCGGGCTGCGCCGCCATGACCGCCGGTCTGCACCCGCCGGTCGGCCTGGTCACCGAGACACCCCTGTTCGCCGGCTCCGGTCTGCCGCCCCTGTCGTCCCTCGTCTTCGGCGGCCACGACACGGTCGACTGCCCCCTGCCGAAACGTGCGGAGGCGCTGGCCGCCGAGGGCGTCCTGCCGTACGGCCTGCCGACCGCCGTCGAGGCCGAACTGGCCGCCGCCGACCGGGAGATCCGGCCGGGCGGCCCCGCACCGGGGGACACCCGGGACGAAGAGGAACTGATCGCCGCCTTCGCCGCGGACATCACGGACTTCGTACGACGCCGGGGGCTCGCGCGGGCGGTGGTGGTGAACGTGGCATCCACCGAGCCCGCGGCAGCGGGGCGCGTGCTTCCGCCGAGCTCGCTGTACGCGGCGGCGGCCCTGCGCGCCGGCTGCCCGTACGTGAACTTCACCCCGTCCACGGGACTGCACCACCCGGCGCTGGCGGACCCGGCGGCGACGAGCGGCCTGCCGTACGCGGGCCGTGACGGCAAGACCGGCCAGACACTGCTGCGCTCGGTGCTCGGCCCGATGTTCGCGCAGCGGGCCCTCGGGGTCCGGGCCTGGTCCGGCACGAACCTGCTGGGCGGCGGCGACGGCGCGGCCCTGGCCGACCCGGCCGCGGCGGCGGCGAAGAACGCGGGCAAGGAACGGGTGCTGGCGGACACCCTGGGCACGCCGCCCGAGGGCGAGGTGCACATCGACGACGTTCCCGCGCTCGGTGACTGGAAGACCGCCTGGGACCACATCGCCTTCGACGGCTTCCTCGGCACCCGCATGGTCCTCCAGACGATCTGGCAGGGCTGCGACTCGGCCCTCGCGGCCCCCCTCGTCCTCGACCTGGCGCGCCTGACGGCCCGCGCCCACGAGACGGGCCGCTCCGGCCCGCTGACCGAGCTGGGTTTCTACTTCAAGGACCCGGTGGGAGACGGGCCGTCGGCACTGGCCGAGCAGTACGACGCGCTGTCGGGGTTCGCGCGACGACTGCGGCGGACGTCGCCGGAGCCGGAGCCACGGCCGGTCCGTCCGAGTCCGGCGGGGGAGCGGCCCTCGGGGCCCCGGTCGGTGGGCGGGCGGTCGGTGGGCGGGCCACCGAGGGACGGGCGACCGGTGGGCGAGTCGGGGGCACGAGGATGA